A single genomic interval of Ascaphus truei isolate aAscTru1 unplaced genomic scaffold, aAscTru1.hap1 HAP1_SCAFFOLD_1182, whole genome shotgun sequence harbors:
- the LOC142475352 gene encoding histone H1-like: MAETAPAPPPPAESAAKKKQPKKAAGASKSRPAKSGPSVSDLIVRAVSASKERSGVSLSALKKALAAGGYDVEKNNSRLKLALKGLVSKETLIQLKGSGASGSFKLNKKQLESKEKAAKKKDVGKPKKPVAKKPAKSPKKPKKAPAGVKKSPKKVKKPAAAKKPAKSPKKSKAAKPRKAVKSPAAKKAAKPKAAKSPAKAKAAKPKAAKPKRAAAPKK; this comes from the coding sequence atggccgagaccgctcctgctcctcctcctccagctgaaagcgccgccaagaagaagcagccgaaGAAAGCGGCCGGAGCCTCGAAAAGCCGCCCAGCAAAGTCCGGTCCCAGCGTGTCCGATCTGATAGTGAGAGCTGTGTCCGCCTCTAAGGAGCGCAGCGGGGTCTCCCTGTCCGCTCTGAAGAAGGCTCTGGCTGCAGGAGGCTACGATGTGGAGAAGAATAACAGCCGCCTGAAGCTGGCTCTCAAGGGCTTGGTGAGCAAGGAAACCCTGATCCAGCTGAAAGGGAGCGGAGCCTCCGGATCGTTCAAGCTGAATAAGAAGCAGctggagagcaaggagaaggcggccAAGAAAAAGGATGTGGGGAAACCCAAGAAGCCAGTGGCAAAGAAACCCGCCAAGTCCCCCAAGAAACCCAAAAAGGCTCCGGCGGGAGTGAAGAAAAGCCCCAAAAAGGTCAAGAAACCGGCGGCCGCCAAGAAGCCAGCAAAAAGCCCGAAGAAGTCTAAAGCTGCCAAGCCCAGGAAGGCTGTGAAGAGCCCGGCGGCTAAAAAGGCTGCGAAGCCAAAAGCTGCTAAGAGTCCAGCTAAGGCCAAGGCAGCCAAACCCAAAGCAGCAAAGCCCAAGAGGGCGGCAGCTCCTAAGAAGTGA
- the LOC142475353 gene encoding histone H3, whose amino-acid sequence MARTKQTARKSTGGKAPRKQLATKAARKSAPATGGVKKPHRYRPGTVALREIRRYQKSTELLIRKLPFQRLVREIAQDFKTDLRFQSSAVMALQEASEAYLVGLFEDTNLCAIHAKRVTIMPKDIQLARRIRGERA is encoded by the coding sequence atggcccggaccaagcagaccgcccggaaatccacgggAGGGAAGGCTCCCCGTAAGCAGCTAGCGACCAAGGCTGCCAGAAAGAGCGCTCCGGCCACCGGCGGAGTGAAGAAGCCTCACCGCTACCGGCCCGGTACTGTGGCTCTCAGGGAGATCCGCCGCTACCAGAAGTCCACCGAGCTGCTCATCCGCAAGCTGCCCTTCCAGCGCCTGGTCCGGGAGATCGCCCAGGACTTCAAGACTGACCTGCGCTTCCAGAGCTCGGCTGTCATGGCTCTGCAGGAGGCCAGCGAGGCTTATCTGGTGGGGCTCTTCGAGGACACCAACCTGTGCGCTATCCACGCCAAGAGGGTCACCATCATGCCTAAGGACATCCAGCTGGCCCGCAggatcagaggggagagagcttaG
- the LOC142475351 gene encoding histone H4, giving the protein MTGRGKGGKGLGKGGAKRHRKVLRDNIQGITKPAIRRLARRGGVKRISGLIYEETRGVLKVFLENVIRDAVTYTEHAKRKTVTAMDVVYALKRQGRTLYGFGG; this is encoded by the coding sequence ATGACTGGTCGCGGCAAAGGAGGAAAAGGGCTCGGGAAAGGAGGTGCCAAGAGGCACAGGAAGGTTCTTCGTGACAACATCCAAGGCATAACCAAGCCTGCTATCCGCCGCCTGGCTCGCAGAGGAGGAGTGAAGCGCATCTCCGGTCTCATCTATGAAGAGACCCGTGGGGTGCTCAAGGTTTTCCTGGAGAATGTGATCCGGGACGCGGTCACCTACACCGAGCACGCTAAGAGGAAGACAGTCACCGCTATGGACGTGGTGTATGCTCTCAAGCGCCAGGGCCGCACTCTCTATGGATTCGGAGGCTAA